One stretch of Vulpes lagopus strain Blue_001 chromosome 12, ASM1834538v1, whole genome shotgun sequence DNA includes these proteins:
- the CCR7 gene encoding C-C chemokine receptor type 7, with protein sequence MDLGKPMKSLLVVALLVIFQVCLCQDEVTDDYIGENTTVDYTLYESVCFKKDVRNFKAWFLPIMYSIICFMGLLGNGLVVLTYIYFKRLKTMTDTYLLNLAMADILFLLTLPFWAYSAAKSWTFGVHVCKIIFGIYKISFFSGMLLLLCISIDRYVAIVQAVSAHRHRARVLFISKLSCVGIWMLAMVLSTPELLYSGLQKSSSEQALRCSLNTNQVEALITIQVAQMVVGFLIPLGAMSFCYLVIIRTLLQARNFERNKAIKVIIAVVVVFIAFQLPYNGVILAQTVANFNITGSGSCELSKQLNIAYDITYSLACVRCCVNPFLYAFIGVKFRSDLFKLFKDLGCLSQEQLRQWSSCRHTRRSSMSVEAETTTTFSP encoded by the exons TGTCATTTTCCAG gTGTGTTTGTGCCAAGATGAGGTCACAGACGACTACATCGGAGAAAATACCACGGTGGACTATACACTGTATGAGTCTGTATGCTTCAAGAAAGACGTGCGGAACTTCAAAGCCTGGTTCCTGCCAATCATGTACTCCATCATTTGCTTCATGGGCCTGCTGGGCAATGGGCTGGTCGTGCTGACCTACATCTATTTCAAGAGGCTCAAGACCATGACAGATACGTACCTGCTCAACCTGGCCATGGCGGACATCCTCTTCCTCCTGACCCTTCCCTTCTGGGCATACAGCGCGGCCAAGTCCTGGACGTTCGGCGTCCACGTTTGCAAGATCATCTTTGGCATCTACAAGATAAGCTTCTTCAGCGGCATGCTGCTGCTTCTTTGCATCAGCATcgaccgctatgtggccatcgTCCAGGCCGTCTCGGCCCACCGCCACCGTGCCCGCGTCCTTTTCATCAGCAAGCTCTCCTGTGTGGGCATCTGGATGCTGGCCATGGTGCTCTCCACCCCGGAGCTGCTGTACAGCGGCCTCCAGAAGAGCAGCAGTGAGCAAGCACTGCGGTGCTCCCTCAACACCAATCAGGTGGAAGCCTTGATCACCATCCAAGTGGCGCAGATGGTGGTGGGCTTCCTGATCCCCCTGGGGGCCATGAGCTTCTGCTACCTCGTCATCATCCGCACCCTGCTCCAGGCACGCAACTTTGAGCGCAACAAGGCCATCAAGGTCATCATTGCCGTGGTCGTGGTCTTCATAGCCTTCCAGCTGCCCTACAACGGGGTGATCCTGGCCCAGACAGTGGCCAACTTCAACATCACTGGCAGCGGTAGCTGTGAGCTCAGCAAGCAGCTCAACATCGCTTATGACATCACCTACAGCCTGGCGTGCGTCCGCTGCTGCGTCAACCCTTTCTTATATGCCTTCATTGGTGTCAAGTTCAGAAGCGACCTCTTCAAGCTCTTCAAGGACCTCGGCTGCCTGAGCCAGGAGCAGCTCCGGCAGTGGTCTTCCTGCCGCCACACCCGGCGCTCCTCCATGAGCGTGGAGGCCGAGACCACCACCACCTTCTCCCCGTAG